In the Vibrio gigantis genome, one interval contains:
- a CDS encoding prepilin peptidase — protein sequence MEVFHYYPWLFPVLAFIFSLLIGSFLNVVIHRLPIMMEREWQQECSEYFSQYKIPVPEGKFNLSIPRSTCPKCETQLRIIDNIPVLSWLFLKGKCHSCASPISARYPLVELLTAILCTVVASHFGFSFYAIALIFFTFALITATFIDLDTMLLPDQITLPLVWSGIALALFNVSPVSLQDSVVGAMVGYLALWSVYWLFKLLTGKEGMGYGDFKLLAALGAWLGWQHLPMIILLSSLVGLVFGLIQLRLKQQGIDKAFPFGPYLAIAGWVSLLWGNDIMGWYFTSVLGI from the coding sequence ATGGAAGTATTTCACTACTATCCTTGGCTATTCCCCGTATTAGCTTTCATTTTTAGCCTTCTTATCGGCAGCTTCCTCAACGTAGTCATACACCGCTTACCGATTATGATGGAGCGAGAGTGGCAACAAGAGTGCTCGGAGTATTTCTCTCAATATAAAATCCCAGTACCTGAAGGGAAATTTAACCTAAGTATTCCACGTTCGACTTGCCCGAAATGTGAAACCCAATTAAGAATTATCGACAATATTCCAGTATTAAGCTGGTTGTTCTTAAAGGGCAAGTGTCACAGTTGTGCTAGTCCAATCAGTGCTCGCTACCCTTTGGTCGAGCTGCTTACCGCAATCCTTTGTACCGTAGTCGCGAGCCACTTTGGTTTCAGTTTCTACGCTATTGCACTGATCTTTTTCACTTTCGCATTGATTACGGCGACCTTTATCGATCTCGACACCATGCTGCTGCCTGATCAAATCACCTTACCTTTGGTTTGGTCTGGTATCGCTTTAGCACTGTTCAATGTCAGCCCAGTATCGCTGCAAGATTCTGTGGTTGGTGCAATGGTTGGCTACTTAGCTCTATGGTCTGTTTATTGGCTGTTCAAACTACTAACGGGCAAAGAAGGCATGGGTTACGGTGACTTTAAACTCTTAGCGGCACTTGGCGCGTGGCTTGGTTGGCAGCATCTACCAATGATCATCCTGTTATCTTCGCTTGTTGGCCTTGTATTTGGTTTGATTCAACTTCGCTTAAAACAACAAGGCATCGATAAAGCCTTTCCATTTGGTCCCTATCTCGCGATTGCTGGTTGGGTAAGCCTATTGTGGGGTAACGACATCATGGGTTGGTATTTCACTTCTGTATTAGGAATTTAA
- the yacG gene encoding DNA gyrase inhibitor YacG, translated as MSKKITIVKCPQCNTDVEWGEQSPHRPFCSKQCQMIDFGEWADEENSIAGAPDMSDSDGWSEDQY; from the coding sequence ATGTCGAAGAAAATCACCATCGTTAAATGCCCTCAATGTAATACTGACGTTGAATGGGGTGAACAAAGCCCACACCGCCCGTTTTGCAGCAAGCAATGTCAGATGATTGATTTCGGTGAATGGGCAGACGAAGAGAACAGCATCGCTGGCGCACCAGATATGTCGGATAGCGATGGTTGGTCGGAAGATCAGTACTAA
- the rimM gene encoding ribosome maturation factor RimM (Essential for efficient processing of 16S rRNA), protein MSMKGKETMSEQNNRIVMGKLGSTYGIRGWLKVFSYTDNAESIFDYSPWYLNQKGKWVEYKVESWKRHGQGYVCKLAGLDVREDAQLMTNFEIAIDPASLPELSEDEFYWRELFGMQVFTTKGYDLGKVTDLLETGSNDVLVIKANLKDAFGQKERLVPYLEEQVIKKVDREARRIEVDWDPGF, encoded by the coding sequence ATGTCGATGAAGGGTAAAGAAACTATGAGCGAGCAAAATAATAGAATTGTCATGGGTAAACTTGGGTCTACCTATGGTATTCGTGGCTGGCTTAAAGTGTTCTCCTACACAGACAATGCTGAAAGCATATTTGATTACAGCCCTTGGTATTTAAACCAAAAGGGTAAGTGGGTTGAGTACAAAGTTGAGAGCTGGAAACGTCATGGCCAAGGTTATGTATGTAAGCTAGCGGGATTAGATGTTCGTGAAGACGCGCAACTGATGACTAACTTTGAAATTGCTATTGACCCTGCTTCGTTACCTGAATTGTCAGAAGATGAATTCTACTGGCGCGAATTGTTCGGTATGCAAGTTTTTACTACTAAAGGTTACGACCTTGGTAAGGTCACTGACCTATTAGAAACTGGCTCGAACGATGTTCTAGTAATCAAAGCAAATCTTAAAGATGCTTTTGGCCAAAAGGAACGGTTAGTACCGTACCTTGAAGAGCAAGTGATCAAGAAAGTTGATCGCGAAGCTCGCCGGATCGAAGTTGACTGGGATCCTGGATTCTAA
- a CDS encoding type II secretion system F family protein: MSSKSKQSQLKSYHWKGINSSGKKVSGQTLALTELEVREKLKEQHIQIKKIKKKSISAVTRLTHRVKAKDITILTRQLATMLATGVPIVQAIKLVSDNHRKAEMKSILSHICKGVEAGTPISKAMRTASRHFDDLYTDLVATGELSGNLAQVFERLATYREKSEQLKSKVVKALIYPAMVVTVALTVSYLMLTMVIPEFESMFSGFGADLPWFTQQVLYLSHWMQAYSFYAAVSIGLLVLIIYQLCQRSHSFRLSVSRLGLRFPVLGGVLAKASIAKFSRTLSTSFSSGIPILMSLKTTAKTSGNLHYESAIIEVHRETAAGMPMYIAMRNTNAFPEMVLQMVMIGEESGNLDDMLNKVASIYEFEVDNTVDNLGKILEPLIIVFLGTVVGGLVVAMYLPIFNLMSVLG; encoded by the coding sequence ATGAGTAGCAAGTCCAAACAATCACAATTAAAAAGCTATCACTGGAAAGGTATTAACAGCTCAGGCAAGAAAGTGTCAGGACAAACCTTAGCGCTTACCGAATTAGAAGTGCGAGAAAAGCTCAAAGAACAACATATTCAAATTAAGAAAATCAAAAAGAAAAGTATTTCAGCCGTCACTCGTTTAACACATCGCGTCAAAGCCAAAGACATCACAATTTTAACTCGGCAACTTGCGACTATGCTCGCCACCGGTGTCCCCATCGTACAAGCGATAAAGTTGGTATCAGACAATCACCGTAAAGCAGAAATGAAATCAATTTTATCGCACATCTGCAAAGGTGTAGAAGCCGGAACACCAATCTCAAAAGCGATGCGAACCGCAAGCCGCCACTTTGATGACCTCTACACCGACTTGGTCGCGACAGGTGAATTGTCCGGTAACCTTGCGCAAGTGTTTGAACGCTTAGCGACTTATCGAGAAAAGAGCGAGCAACTAAAATCTAAAGTCGTCAAAGCACTGATTTACCCCGCGATGGTGGTCACCGTTGCACTGACCGTTTCTTATTTAATGCTGACGATGGTCATTCCGGAGTTTGAGTCGATGTTTTCAGGCTTTGGTGCAGACTTACCTTGGTTTACTCAGCAAGTACTCTACCTTTCCCATTGGATGCAGGCTTACAGTTTTTATGCGGCTGTAAGCATCGGACTTCTTGTCCTGATTATTTACCAACTGTGCCAGCGCTCCCACTCGTTCAGACTGTCTGTCAGTCGGCTAGGATTGCGTTTCCCTGTTCTCGGTGGCGTATTAGCTAAAGCCTCAATAGCCAAATTCAGCCGAACCTTATCAACAAGCTTTAGTTCCGGTATTCCTATTTTAATGAGCCTAAAAACCACAGCCAAAACCTCAGGAAACCTGCATTATGAATCAGCAATCATTGAGGTTCACCGAGAAACCGCAGCAGGCATGCCAATGTATATCGCGATGCGCAATACCAATGCCTTCCCTGAAATGGTGTTGCAGATGGTGATGATTGGTGAAGAGTCGGGCAACCTTGATGATATGCTCAACAAAGTCGCTTCCATTTACGAGTTTGAAGTAGACAACACCGTCGACAATTTAGGCAAAATTTTAGAACCATTGATCATCGTATTTTTGGGTACGGTTGTTGGCGGGCTTGTGGTTGCGATGTACTTACCGATCTTTAATCTTATGAGTGTGTTAGGATAG
- the pilB gene encoding type IV-A pilus assembly ATPase PilB → MLTNLPTVLRQAGLLSLTQEQAVAEHVQALGVSTPEALLVLDFFTGDSLANNIQTIFGLPLVKLTNTDYEALCDQLGLRELITKYRAIPISVSNSTLTLASADPTDLQAEDDFRFATGLQIELVVANYSELEGAIRKLYGRSISGQDSKRKEITQDELANLVEVSDDEMTSIEDLSQDDSPVSRFINQILVDAVRKGASDIHFEPYEEHYRVRLRCDGILVEIQQPASHLSRRLSARLKILAKLDIAERRLPQDGRIKLRLNDELAIDMRVSTLPTLWGEKIVLRLLDSSAANLDIDKLGYSDDQKALYLNALKRPQGMILMTGPTGSGKTVSLYTGLRVLNTTERNISTAEDPVEINLCGINQVQVTPKIGFGFAEALRSFLRQDPDVVMVGEIRDLETAEIAIKASQTGHLVLSTLHTNSAAETVTRLAHMGIEPFNLASSLSLIIAQRLARRLCNHCKKNDDSPDIFLRHSIPNSQTIYKATPQGCNECNQGYSGRVGIYEVMPFTDKLKNSLINKPNALAIEDLARREGMRTLQESGLDKLLEGTTSYQELQRVLYI, encoded by the coding sequence CTGCTAACCAACCTACCAACCGTTCTACGTCAGGCTGGCTTACTTAGCCTGACTCAAGAACAAGCCGTGGCGGAACATGTACAAGCTTTGGGTGTTTCGACACCCGAAGCTTTACTCGTTCTAGATTTCTTCACCGGCGACTCTTTAGCAAACAACATACAAACTATTTTCGGGTTACCGTTAGTAAAACTAACCAATACTGACTACGAAGCCTTGTGTGATCAATTAGGGCTTCGTGAACTGATTACCAAGTATCGTGCTATCCCTATATCAGTCTCTAATTCTACTCTCACACTGGCCTCAGCCGACCCGACCGATTTACAAGCGGAAGATGACTTTCGATTTGCGACGGGATTACAGATCGAACTCGTTGTCGCCAATTATTCTGAGTTAGAAGGCGCTATACGCAAACTGTATGGCCGCTCCATTTCTGGGCAAGACTCCAAGCGTAAAGAGATCACCCAAGATGAACTCGCCAATCTCGTTGAAGTCTCTGACGATGAGATGACTTCAATTGAAGATCTCAGCCAAGACGACTCTCCAGTTAGCCGATTTATCAATCAAATACTGGTTGATGCGGTGCGTAAGGGTGCATCAGATATTCATTTTGAACCTTACGAAGAGCACTATCGCGTGCGCCTGCGTTGCGATGGCATCCTTGTCGAGATTCAGCAACCCGCCTCTCATTTAAGTCGCCGGTTATCTGCTCGCTTGAAGATTCTCGCCAAGCTTGATATTGCGGAACGTCGCTTACCCCAAGATGGACGCATTAAGCTCCGTTTGAATGATGAACTCGCGATTGATATGCGCGTATCAACGCTACCGACTTTGTGGGGGGAAAAGATCGTACTGAGGCTGCTCGATAGCAGTGCGGCCAATCTCGATATCGACAAGCTTGGTTACAGCGACGATCAAAAAGCTCTCTACCTTAATGCCCTTAAACGCCCACAAGGTATGATCTTGATGACAGGGCCAACCGGCAGCGGAAAAACCGTCTCCCTATACACAGGCCTTCGAGTACTGAATACCACTGAACGCAATATTTCTACAGCTGAAGACCCAGTGGAGATTAACCTGTGTGGTATCAATCAAGTACAGGTCACACCAAAGATCGGTTTCGGATTCGCTGAAGCACTGCGCTCGTTTTTACGACAAGATCCCGATGTGGTAATGGTGGGTGAGATTCGTGATTTAGAAACCGCAGAGATCGCCATCAAAGCATCGCAAACCGGTCACTTGGTGCTTTCGACTCTTCATACTAACTCTGCAGCGGAAACCGTCACTCGGCTCGCCCACATGGGTATTGAACCATTTAACTTAGCGTCCTCATTAAGCTTAATTATCGCTCAGCGACTGGCAAGACGCTTGTGCAACCATTGCAAAAAAAATGACGACTCTCCGGACATCTTTCTGCGCCACTCTATCCCTAACAGCCAAACCATCTATAAAGCCACCCCTCAAGGGTGTAATGAGTGTAATCAAGGCTATTCAGGTCGAGTGGGTATCTATGAAGTGATGCCTTTTACCGACAAACTCAAAAACAGCCTTATCAATAAACCCAATGCGCTAGCAATTGAAGACCTTGCGCGTCGAGAAGGCATGCGAACACTGCAAGAGTCAGGTCTGGATAAATTGCTTGAAGGCACCACCAGCTATCAAGAACTGCAACGTGTTCTGTACATATAA
- the ffh gene encoding signal recognition particle protein, whose product MFDNLTDRLSKTLKNISGKGRLTEDNIKETLREVRMALLEADVALPVVRDFVKRVKEGAVGVEVSKSLTPGQEFIKIVQAELEAVMGESNEALNLAAQPPAVILMAGLQGAGKTTSVGKLSKLLTERDKKKVLVVSADVYRPAAIKQLETLASDVGVDFFPSSADQKPLDIANAAIDHAKKKFYDVLLVDTAGRLAIDEEMMGEIKELHTAIKPVETLFVVDAMTGQDAANTAKAFGDALPLTGVILTKVDGDARGGAALSVRHITGKPIKFLGVGEKTDALEPFHPDRVASRILGMGDVLSLIEDLQKNVDTEKAEKLAKKFKEKKGFDLEDFREQLGQMQNMGGMMGMMDKLPGMSQLPDNVKDKVDDKMFKQMEAIINSMTMKERQRPDLIKGSRKKRIAAGSGTQVQDVNRMLKQFTQMQKMMKKMQKGGMKGMMRNMQGMMGGGGGMGGMGGGFNPFGR is encoded by the coding sequence ATGTTTGATAATTTAACGGATCGTCTATCCAAAACGCTGAAGAACATCAGCGGTAAAGGTCGTCTGACCGAAGACAATATTAAAGAGACGTTGCGTGAAGTACGTATGGCGCTACTTGAAGCCGACGTTGCACTGCCAGTTGTCCGCGATTTTGTTAAGCGCGTAAAAGAAGGCGCTGTGGGTGTTGAGGTTTCTAAATCTCTAACACCTGGTCAAGAATTCATTAAGATCGTTCAAGCTGAACTTGAAGCGGTGATGGGTGAGTCTAACGAGGCTCTTAACCTAGCAGCGCAGCCGCCAGCGGTTATCTTAATGGCGGGTCTACAAGGTGCGGGTAAAACCACATCGGTAGGTAAGCTATCTAAGCTTCTAACTGAGCGTGACAAGAAGAAAGTCTTGGTTGTGTCTGCCGACGTTTACCGTCCAGCGGCGATCAAACAACTTGAAACGTTAGCAAGTGATGTTGGCGTAGACTTCTTCCCATCTTCAGCGGATCAAAAGCCTCTTGATATTGCAAACGCTGCAATCGACCACGCGAAGAAGAAATTCTACGACGTGCTACTTGTCGATACTGCCGGTCGCTTGGCTATCGATGAAGAGATGATGGGTGAGATCAAAGAGCTTCATACGGCAATTAAACCAGTAGAGACGCTGTTCGTTGTTGATGCAATGACAGGTCAAGATGCTGCGAATACTGCAAAAGCCTTTGGTGATGCGCTCCCACTAACCGGTGTTATCTTAACGAAAGTTGATGGTGATGCGCGTGGTGGTGCGGCGCTGTCTGTTCGTCATATCACAGGCAAACCGATTAAATTCTTAGGTGTTGGTGAGAAAACTGACGCACTAGAACCGTTCCACCCAGATCGTGTTGCGTCTCGCATCTTAGGTATGGGCGACGTACTGTCTCTTATTGAAGACCTACAGAAAAACGTTGATACCGAGAAAGCAGAGAAACTGGCTAAGAAGTTCAAAGAGAAGAAAGGCTTTGACCTTGAAGACTTCCGTGAACAGCTAGGTCAGATGCAAAACATGGGCGGCATGATGGGCATGATGGATAAGCTTCCAGGCATGTCTCAGCTACCAGACAACGTTAAAGATAAAGTTGATGACAAGATGTTCAAGCAAATGGAAGCGATCATCAACTCTATGACCATGAAAGAGCGTCAACGCCCTGACCTAATCAAAGGTTCACGCAAAAAGCGTATTGCCGCTGGTTCTGGTACACAGGTTCAAGATGTAAACCGTATGCTTAAGCAGTTCACCCAAATGCAGAAGATGATGAAGAAGATGCAGAAAGGTGGCATGAAAGGCATGATGCGCAACATGCAAGGCATGATGGGCGGCGGTGGAGGTATGGGCGGAATGGGTGGTGGCTTTAACCCGTTTGGTCGATAA
- a CDS encoding cytochrome C assembly family protein produces MDSLIAIAAAFLYTMAISTIIPGLVHQTGIRVKTVFISALLALAFHAWLLGDLIFNASGQNLSILNVASLISLIISVVMSGAMLKTRLWFILPVVYSFAALNLMAATFLPSTFIKHLENDPKLLVHISLALFSYATLTIGALYALQLAWLDHKLKKKKALVINPNLPPLMMVERQLFKIILIGNGLLTGTLLTGLIFVQDMFAQGKAHKAVLSFIAWVIYSILLWGHYQKGWRGQKVTWFALAGASMLTLAYFGSRFVQEIILN; encoded by the coding sequence ATGGACAGTCTTATTGCGATCGCAGCAGCCTTTCTTTATACAATGGCGATTTCCACGATCATTCCAGGTCTCGTGCACCAAACAGGAATCCGTGTAAAAACGGTGTTTATCAGCGCATTACTTGCTCTAGCTTTCCATGCTTGGTTGCTCGGCGACTTGATTTTTAATGCCAGCGGCCAAAACCTCAGCATCTTGAACGTTGCTTCATTAATCAGCTTAATCATATCTGTGGTAATGAGCGGTGCTATGCTCAAAACCCGCCTGTGGTTCATCTTGCCCGTCGTTTATAGCTTCGCAGCTCTGAACTTGATGGCTGCCACTTTTCTTCCAAGCACTTTCATCAAACATTTAGAGAATGACCCAAAACTGCTCGTGCACATCTCTTTGGCTCTATTCTCATACGCGACGTTGACTATCGGTGCGCTATACGCACTACAACTTGCGTGGCTAGATCACAAACTTAAAAAGAAAAAAGCCTTAGTGATTAACCCTAATCTACCTCCTTTAATGATGGTAGAAAGGCAGCTTTTCAAGATCATTTTAATTGGTAATGGCTTATTAACGGGTACCTTGTTGACTGGCCTTATCTTTGTGCAAGATATGTTTGCTCAAGGAAAAGCACACAAGGCTGTGCTGTCTTTTATCGCTTGGGTTATCTACTCCATCCTTCTATGGGGTCACTATCAGAAAGGTTGGCGTGGACAAAAAGTCACTTGGTTCGCACTTGCGGGCGCCAGCATGCTCACATTAGCCTACTTCGGTAGCCGCTTCGTTCAGGAAATCATTCTGAACTAG
- the rplS gene encoding 50S ribosomal protein L19, translated as MSNIIKALEEEQLKSDLPKFAPGDTVVVQVKVKEGDRERLQAFEGVVIAIRNRGLHSAFTVRKISNGEGVERAFQTHSPMVDSIEVKRRGAVRRAKLYYLRERSGKSARIKEKLTKK; from the coding sequence ATGAGCAACATCATCAAGGCTCTTGAAGAAGAGCAACTAAAATCAGACCTTCCTAAATTCGCACCAGGTGACACTGTTGTAGTTCAGGTTAAGGTAAAAGAAGGTGACCGTGAGCGTCTACAGGCTTTCGAAGGCGTTGTAATCGCTATTCGTAACCGTGGTCTACACTCTGCATTCACAGTTCGTAAGATCTCGAACGGTGAAGGCGTAGAGCGTGCGTTCCAAACTCACTCTCCAATGGTTGATAGCATCGAAGTTAAACGCCGTGGTGCAGTACGTCGTGCCAAGTTGTACTACCTACGTGAGCGTTCTGGTAAGTCAGCTCGTATTAAAGAGAAGCTTACTAAGAAGTAA
- the coaE gene encoding dephospho-CoA kinase (Dephospho-CoA kinase (CoaE) performs the final step in coenzyme A biosynthesis.), with amino-acid sequence MAIIIGLSGGIASGKTTVANLFNEHFGIDIVDADIVAREVVALGSDGLKQITEHFGESILLEDGTLNRSRLRELIFSNPKEKQWLNDLLHPMIRDKIDSDLSKITSPYGLLVAPLLVENQMQGMANRVLIVDVPAEVQIERTMNRDNVSREQVASILKSQASREQRLAVADDVIKNHTKNQELLPQITDLHQKYLAISAVDGSE; translated from the coding sequence ATGGCAATCATTATTGGATTAAGTGGCGGTATCGCCAGTGGTAAAACGACCGTAGCTAACCTATTCAACGAACACTTTGGCATTGATATTGTCGATGCTGATATTGTGGCACGTGAAGTAGTCGCTCTAGGCAGTGACGGCTTAAAGCAGATTACAGAACACTTTGGTGAGTCTATCTTACTTGAAGATGGAACACTCAACCGAAGTAGGCTGCGTGAGCTGATCTTCTCAAACCCTAAAGAGAAGCAGTGGCTCAATGATCTTCTTCATCCCATGATCCGTGACAAAATTGACAGTGACCTGTCTAAAATCACATCCCCGTATGGTTTATTAGTCGCACCGTTATTGGTTGAAAACCAAATGCAAGGTATGGCCAATCGCGTATTAATCGTTGATGTGCCAGCAGAAGTACAAATAGAACGAACGATGAATCGTGATAATGTTTCTAGGGAACAAGTTGCATCAATTTTAAAGTCACAGGCTTCAAGAGAACAACGCTTAGCAGTTGCAGATGATGTGATTAAAAACCATACTAAAAACCAAGAACTTTTGCCTCAAATCACAGATTTACATCAAAAGTATCTGGCAATCAGTGCAGTAGATGGGTCAGAATAG
- the zapD gene encoding cell division protein ZapD, protein MITHKFEHPLNEKTRIYLRVESLLRQLHLSSTFSDAQQYQLFFRSIFDLIEIFEQIQLKSELAKDIEKQRVTYKSWLDVEGVDQEMLTSLLTDIGNIYRDLMQAERFGQSLKEDRFLSAIRQRFNLPGGSCCFDLPALHYWLHLPLDKRMRDAKAWMDSLQPLYEALTLWLKLTRETGHFKEQIARAGFFQSDADEANILRLSIPMQYGAYPMISGHKNRFAVKFMSFETGQACTQDIEFELAICT, encoded by the coding sequence ATGATCACCCACAAATTTGAACATCCTCTAAATGAGAAAACACGCATCTACTTAAGAGTCGAGTCACTCTTGAGGCAGTTACACTTGTCTTCTACATTTTCCGATGCTCAACAGTATCAACTCTTTTTCCGCTCCATCTTTGATCTGATTGAAATCTTCGAACAGATCCAACTCAAGAGCGAACTCGCAAAAGATATTGAGAAGCAACGTGTAACCTACAAAAGTTGGTTAGATGTTGAAGGTGTCGATCAGGAGATGCTGACATCATTGCTTACTGACATTGGTAATATCTACCGTGATCTGATGCAGGCAGAGCGTTTCGGACAATCACTGAAGGAAGACCGCTTTCTAAGTGCGATTCGCCAACGCTTCAATCTTCCAGGTGGTTCATGCTGCTTTGATTTACCCGCACTGCATTATTGGCTGCACCTTCCGCTCGATAAGAGAATGAGAGATGCTAAAGCTTGGATGGATAGCCTACAGCCTTTGTATGAAGCGCTAACACTATGGTTAAAGCTAACCAGAGAAACGGGTCACTTCAAAGAGCAAATAGCTCGTGCTGGCTTCTTTCAGAGCGATGCCGATGAAGCGAATATCCTTCGTCTTTCTATTCCAATGCAATACGGTGCCTACCCTATGATCTCAGGTCACAAAAACCGCTTTGCTGTTAAGTTCATGAGCTTTGAGACGGGGCAAGCCTGTACTCAAGATATCGAGTTTGAATTGGCGATCTGCACCTAA
- the trmD gene encoding tRNA (guanosine(37)-N1)-methyltransferase TrmD: MWVGIISLFPEMFRSVTDFGVTGQAVKKGLLSIETWNPRDFTHDKHRTVDDRPYGGGPGMLMMVQPLRDAIKTAKQAAPGKTKVIYLSPQGRKLDQKGVEELATNENLLLICGRYEGVDERIIQSEVDEEWSIGDFVMTGGELPAMTLIDSVSRFVPGVLGDFASAEEDSFANGLLDCPHYTRPEVLDDKDVPSVLKSGNHKDIRLWRLKQSLGRTWLRRPELLENLALTDEQEQLLAEFIKEQRS; this comes from the coding sequence ATGTGGGTTGGCATTATTAGCCTTTTTCCTGAAATGTTCCGTTCTGTTACTGATTTTGGAGTAACAGGTCAAGCGGTTAAAAAAGGTCTTTTATCTATTGAGACATGGAATCCTCGTGATTTCACTCATGATAAACATCGCACTGTTGATGATAGACCTTACGGTGGTGGTCCTGGCATGTTAATGATGGTTCAGCCTTTGCGCGATGCTATCAAAACAGCCAAGCAAGCAGCACCGGGAAAGACGAAAGTGATCTATCTTTCACCTCAAGGTCGTAAACTCGACCAAAAGGGTGTTGAAGAGCTGGCAACAAACGAGAATTTACTTCTTATTTGTGGTCGCTACGAAGGGGTAGATGAGCGCATCATTCAATCTGAAGTTGACGAAGAATGGTCGATTGGAGATTTTGTGATGACGGGTGGCGAACTGCCAGCCATGACGCTGATTGATTCAGTATCTCGGTTTGTTCCGGGTGTACTTGGAGATTTCGCTTCAGCAGAAGAAGATTCTTTTGCAAATGGTTTGCTAGATTGTCCCCATTATACGCGCCCTGAGGTGCTAGACGATAAAGATGTGCCATCGGTACTCAAGTCTGGAAACCATAAGGACATTCGTCTCTGGCGATTAAAACAATCGTTGGGCCGAACTTGGCTAAGAAGACCAGAACTCCTGGAAAACCTAGCTCTGACTGACGAACAGGAACAATTACTGGCTGAATTCATTAAAGAGCAACGCTCTTAA
- the rpsP gene encoding 30S ribosomal protein S16: MVTIRLARHGAKKRPFYQIVVADSRNAATGRFIEKVGFFNPTAQGQEEGLRLDLDRVNHWVGQGASLSDRVAKLVKDAQKAA; the protein is encoded by the coding sequence ATGGTAACCATTCGTTTGGCACGTCACGGTGCAAAGAAGCGCCCATTTTATCAAATCGTAGTTGCGGATAGCCGTAACGCTGCAACTGGCCGTTTCATCGAGAAAGTAGGTTTCTTTAACCCTACAGCTCAAGGTCAAGAAGAAGGTCTACGTCTAGACCTAGATCGTGTTAACCACTGGGTTGGTCAAGGCGCATCTCTATCTGATCGTGTAGCTAAGCTAGTTAAAGACGCTCAAAAAGCGGCTTAA